From one Orcinus orca chromosome 10, mOrcOrc1.1, whole genome shotgun sequence genomic stretch:
- the PTPN23 gene encoding tyrosine-protein phosphatase non-receptor type 23 isoform X2, with product MEAVPRMPMIWLDLKEAGDFHFQPAVKKNAVRVPRDFEGCSVLRKYLGQLHYLQSRVPMGSGQEAAVSVTWTEIFSGKSVAHEDIKYEQACILYNLGALHSMLGAMDKRMSEEGMKVSCTHFQCAAGAFAYLREHFPHAYSVDMSRQILTLNVNLMLGQAQECLLEKSMLDNRKSFLVARISAQVVDYYKEACRALENPDTASLLGRIQKDWKKLVQMKIYYFAAVAHLHMGKQAEEQQKFGERVAYFQSALDKLNEAIKQAKGQPDTVQDALRFTMDVIGGKYNSAKKDNDFIYHEAVPALDTLQPVKGAPLVKPLPVNPTDPAVTGPDIFTKLVPMAAHEASSLYSEEKAKLLREMMAKIEDKNEVLDQFMDSMQLDPETVDNLDAYSHIPPQLMEKCAALSVRPDTVRNLVQSMQVLSGVFTDVEASLKDIRDLLEEDELLEQKMQEAVSQAGASTAVSKAELAEVRREWAKYMEVHEKASFTNSELHRAMNLHVGNLRLLSGPLDQVRAALPTPALTPEDKAVLQNLKRILAKVQEMRDQRVSLEQQLRELIQKDDITASLVTTDHSEIKKLFEEQLKKYDQLRVYLEQNLAAQDNILRALTEANVQYASVRRVLSELDQKWNSTLQTLVASYEAYEDLMKKSQEGKDFYADLESKVAALLERAQSTCQAREAARQQLLDRELKKKPPPRPTAPKPLLPRREEGEPVEAGDLPEELRSLPPDTFLGAAVPLHFPPGPFPSSAGPGPHYLSGALPPGTYSGPAQMLQPRGPQALGHPVVAMAPGPALYTAGAYTPELGLVPRSSPQHGMVSSPYGGVGPGPTPPAAGLPSAPPPQFSGPELAVGIRPATTTVDSVQAPISSHTAPRPNPAPAPPRPRFPGPPPQPLPVPYTYPMGAKPPLAAPPAQHHFSPGMPTGFSAPRTGPQPHPTRAVFGPQPPQQPLPLQHPHLFPPQPSGLVPPQTPYPFAPQPGVLGQPPPTLHTQLYPGPSQDPLPPHSGVLPFPSPGPPQPPHPTLAYGPAPSPRPLGPQAPALSIRGPPPASQPAPTPHLVPSPAPSPGPGPVPPRPPAAEPAVCLRRGAASADLLSSSPESQHGGAQPPGGGQPLLQPTKVDAAEGRRPQALRLIEQDPYEHPERLQQLQQELEAFRGQLGDAGALDAIWRELQDAQEHDARGRSIAIARCYSLKNRHQDVMPYDSNRVVLRSGKDDYINASRVEGLSPYCPPLVATQAPLPGTAADFWLMVHEQKVSVIVMLVSEAEMEKQKVARYFPTERGQPMVHGALSLALSSVRTTETHVERVLSLQFRDQSLKRSLVHLHFPTWPELGLPDSPSNLLHFIQEVHAHYLHQRPLHTPVVVHCSSGVGRTGAFALLYAAVQEVEAGSGIPELPQLVRRMRQQRKHMLQEKLHLRFCHEAVVKHVEQVLQRHGMPLPCKPSAGTSVTQKNHLPQDSQDLVLGGDVPISSIQATIAKLSIRPPGGLDFPAAGLPGPVEPPGLPPPSLPESTQLPSSSPPPLSSPLPEAPPPEEEQPVPEVPSLGPPSSSLELLASLTPEAFSLDSSLRGKQRMSKQNFLQAHNGQGLRAARPTDDPLSLLDPLWTLNKT from the exons AATGCTGTTCGTGTTCCACGGGACTTTGAGGGCTGCAGTGTCCTCCGCAAGTACCTGGGCCAGCTCCACTACCTGCAGAGTCGGGTCCCCATGGGCTCAGGCCAGGAGGCCGCTGTTTCTGTCACCTG GACTGAGATCTTCTCAGGCAAGTCTGTGGCCCATGAAGACATCAAGTATGAGCAGGCCTGCATTCTCTACAACCTTG GGGCGCTGCACTCCATGCTGGGGGCCATGGACAAGCGCATGTCTGAGGAG GGCATGAAGGTCTCCTGCACTCACTTCCAGTGCGCAGCAGGTGCCTTTGCCTACCTGCGTGAGCACTTCCCTCATGCCTACAGCGTTGACATGAGCCGGCAGATCCTCACTCTCAATGTCAACCTCATGCTG GGCCAGGCTCAGGAGTGCCTTCTGGAGAAGTCCATGTTGGACAACAGGAAGAGCTTTCTGGTGGCTCGCATCAGTGCACAG GTGGTGGATTACTACAAGGAGGCGTGCCGGGCCTTGGAGAACCCCGATACCGCCTCACTGCTGGGCCGGATCCAGAAGGACTGGAAGAAGCTGGTACAGATGAAGATCTACTACTTTGCGGCTGTGGCTCAT TTGCACATGGGGAAGCAGGCTGAGGAGCAGCAGAAGTTCGGAGAGCGG GTTGCGTACTTCCAGAGTGCCCTGGACAAGCTCAATGAAGCCATCAAGCAGGCCAAG GGCCAGCCTGACACTGTGCAAGATGCACTTCGCTTCACTATGGACGTCATTGGGGGAAA ATACAATTCTGCCAAGAAGGACAATGATTTCATCTACCACGAGGCTGTCCCAGCACTGGACACCCTTCAGCCTGTAAAAG GTGCCCCCTTGGTGAAGCCCTTACCAGTGAACCCCACAGACCCAGCTGTTACGGGCCCTGACATCTTCACCAAACTGGTACCCATGGCTGCCCATGAAGCCTCGTCGCTGTACAG TGAGGAGAAGGCCAAGCTGCTTCGGGAGATGATGGCCAAGATTGAGGACAAGAATGAGGTCCTGGA CCAGTTCATGGATTCAATGCAGCTGGATCCTGAGACAGTGGACAACCTTGATGCCTACAGCCACATCCCACCCCAGCTCATGGAGAAGTGTGCGGCTCTCAGCGTCCGGCCCGACACTGTCAGGAACCTCGTCCAGTCCATGCAAG TGCTGTCAGGTGTGTTCACGGATGTGGAGGCCTCCCTGAAGGACATCAGGGACCTGCTGGAGGAGGATGAGCTGCTAGAGCAGAAGATGCAGGAGGCAGTGAGTCAGGCAGGGGCCAGCACGGCTGTCTCCAAGGCCGAGCTGGCAGAGGTGAGGCGAGAATGGGCCAAGTACATGGAGGTCCATGAGAAGGCCTCCTTCACCAACAGCGAGCTGCACCGTGCCATGAATCTGCATGTTGGCAACCTGCGCCTGCTCAGTGGGCCTCTGGACCAGGTCCGGGCTGCCCTGCCCACGCCAGCCCTCACCCCAG AGGACAAGGCAGTGCTGCAGAACCTGAAGCGCATCCTGGCCAAGGTGCAGGAGATGCGGGACCAGCGTGTGTCCCTGGAGCAGCAGCTGCGTGAGCTTATCCAGAAGGATGACATCACGGCGTCACTGGTTACCACAGACCACTCAGAGATAAAG AAGCTGTTTGAGGAGCAGCTGAAGAAGTATGATCAGCTGAGGGTGTACCTGGAGCAGAACCTGGCCGCCCAGGACAACATTCTCCGGGCACTGACAGAGGCCAACGTGCAGTACGCATCTGTGCGGCGGGTGCTCAGTGAACTGGACCAAAA GTGGAACTCCACGCTGCAGACCCTGGTGGCCTCCTATGAAGCCTATGAGGACCTGATGAAGAAGTCCCAGGAGGGCAAGGACTTCTATGCAGACCTGGAGAGCAAGGTGGCTGCTCTCCTCGAACGGGCACAGTCCACCTGCCAGGCCCGCGAGGCAGCCCGGCAGCAGCTCCTGGACAG GGAGCTGAAGAAGAAGCCGCCACCACGGCCCACGGCCCCAAAGCCGCTGCTGCCCCGCAGGGAGGAGGGCGAGCCAGTGGAGGCCGGGGACCTGCCTGAGGAGCTGCGCAGCCTGCCCCCCGACACCTTCCTGGGGGCCGCTGTCCCACTCCACTTCCCGCCCGGCCCCTTCCCCAGCTCTGCAGGCCCAGGACCCCACTATCTCTCAGGCGCCTTACCGCCGGGTACCTACTCGGGCCCCGCCCAGATGTTGCAGCCCAGGGGCCCCCAGGCCCTAGGGCACCCTGTGGTGGCCATGGCACCTGGACCTGCTCTCTACACAGCTGGGGCCTACACACCAGAGCTGGGCCTCGTGCCGCGATCCTCGCCACAGCATGGCATGGTGAGCAGTCCCTATGGTGGGGTGGGGCCCGGGCCCACCCCACCAGCTGCAGGCCTgccctcagccccacctccccaGTTCTCGGGCCCTGAGTTGGCCGTGGGGATTCGGCCAGCCACCACCACAGTAGATAGCGTCCAGGCCCCCATCTCCAGCCACACGGCACCACGGCCAAACCCTGCCCCTGCTCCTCCCCGGCCCCGCTTTCCGGGGCCGCCCCCCCAGCCACTGCCCGTGCCCTACACCTACCCGATGGGGGCCAAGCCACCCCTCGCAgctcccccagcccagcaccaCTTTTCTCCTGGGATGCCCACAGGTTTTTCAGCCCCGAGGACTGGGCCCCAGCCTCATCCCACACGAGCAGTGTTTgggccccagcctccccagcAGCCCCTTCCACTCCAGCATCCGCACCTCttcccaccccagccttcaggaCTGGTACCCCCACAGACCCCCTATCCCTTTGCTCCTCAGCCTGGTGTCCTGGGGCAGCCACCGCCCACCCTGCATACCCAGCTCTACCCAGGCCCCTCTCAGGACCCTCTGCCCCCCCACTCAGGGGTGCTGCCTTTCCCCAGTCCTGGGCCCCCTcagcctccccatcccaccctggcATATggtcctgccccttcccccagacccctgggcccccaggcccccgcactctccattcgaggccCTCCGCCTGCCAGCCAGCccgcccccactccccacctggTGCCTTCGCCTGCCCCATCACCGGGGCCCGGCCCCGTCCCTCCTCGGCCCCCTGCAGCAGAGCCAGCCGTGTGTCTGCGCCGAGGCGCTGCGAGTGCAGATCTGCTCTCCTCCAGCCCTGAGAGTCAGCATGGAGGCGCTCAGCCTCCTGGGGGTGGGCAGCCCCTGCTGCAGCCTACTAAGGTGGATGCGGCTGAGGGCCGGCGGCCACAGGCCCTGCGGCTGATCGAGCAGGACCCCTATGAGCACccggagaggctgcagcagttgCAGCAGGAGCTGGAGGCCTTTCGGGGCCAGCTGGGCGATGCAGGGGCTCTGGACGCTATCTGGCGGGAGCTACAAGACGCACAGGAGCACGATGCCCGTGGCCGTTCCATCGCCATCGCCCGCTGCTACTCACTGAAGAACCGGCACCAGGATGTTATGCCCTACGACAGCAACCGTGTGGTGCTGCGCTCAGGCAAGGACGACTACATCAACGCCAGCCGCGTGGAGGGGCTCTCACCGTACTGCCCACCTTTGGTGGCCACCCAGGCCCCCCTGCCTGGCACAGCTGCCGACTTCTGGCTCATGGTGCATGAGCAGAAAGTGTCAGTCATTGTCATGCTCGTGTCCGAGGCCGAGATGGAAAAG CAAAAGGTGGCTCGCTACTTCCCTACCGAGAGGGGCCAGCCCATGGTGCACGGTGCCCTGAGCTTGGCCCTGAGCAGTGTTCGCACCACCGAGACCCATGTGGAGCGGGTGCTGAGCCTGCAGTTCCGGGACCAGAGCCTCAAGCGCTCGCTCGTGCACCTCCACTTCCCCACATGGCCAGAGTT AGGCCTGCCGGACAGCCCCAGCAATCTGCTGCACTTCATCCAGGAGGTGCACGCTCATTACCTGCATCAGCGCCCCCTGCACACGCCGGTCGTCGTCCACTGCAG CTCCGGGGTAGGCCGCACAGGAGCCTTCGCGCTGCTCTACGCGGCTGTGCAGGAGGTGGAGGCTGGAAGTGGGATCCCTGAGCTGCCTCAGCTGGTGCGGCGCATGCGGCAGCAGAGGAAACACATGCTGCAGGAGAAG CTGCATCTCAGGTTCTGCCATGAGGCGGTGGTGAAACACGTGGAGCAGGTCCTGCAGCGCCACGGCATGCCCCTTCCGTGCAAGCCCTCGGCTGGCACCAGTGTCACAcagaag AATCACCTTCCTCAGGACTCCCAGGACCTGGTTCTCGGTGGGGATGTGCCCATCAGTTCCATCCAGGCCACTATCGCCAAGCTCAGCATCCGGCCTCCCGGGGGCTTGGATTTCCCGGCTGCCGGCCTGCCAGGCCCTGTAGAGCCCCCAGGCCTGCCGCCACCCAGCCTCCCAGAGTCCACCCAGCTCccatcctcctccccaccccctctctctTCACCCCTGCCTGAGGCCCCTCCGCCTGAGGAGGAGCAGCCGGTACCTGAGGTCCCCAGCCTGgggcccccctcctcctccctggagCTGCTGGCCTCCCTAACTCCTGAGGCCTTCTCTCTGGACAGCTCCTTGAGGGGAAAGCAGCGGATGAGCAAGCAGAACTTTCTGCAGGCCCATAACGGGCAGGGTCTGCGGGCTGCCCGGCCCACTGATGACCCCCTCAGCCTTCTGGATCCACTCTGGACACTCAACAAGACCTGA
- the PTPN23 gene encoding tyrosine-protein phosphatase non-receptor type 23 isoform X1, with protein sequence MEAVPRMPMIWLDLKEAGDFHFQPAVKKFVQKNYGENPEAYNEELKKLELLRQNAVRVPRDFEGCSVLRKYLGQLHYLQSRVPMGSGQEAAVSVTWTEIFSGKSVAHEDIKYEQACILYNLGALHSMLGAMDKRMSEEGMKVSCTHFQCAAGAFAYLREHFPHAYSVDMSRQILTLNVNLMLGQAQECLLEKSMLDNRKSFLVARISAQVVDYYKEACRALENPDTASLLGRIQKDWKKLVQMKIYYFAAVAHLHMGKQAEEQQKFGERVAYFQSALDKLNEAIKQAKGQPDTVQDALRFTMDVIGGKYNSAKKDNDFIYHEAVPALDTLQPVKGAPLVKPLPVNPTDPAVTGPDIFTKLVPMAAHEASSLYSEEKAKLLREMMAKIEDKNEVLDQFMDSMQLDPETVDNLDAYSHIPPQLMEKCAALSVRPDTVRNLVQSMQVLSGVFTDVEASLKDIRDLLEEDELLEQKMQEAVSQAGASTAVSKAELAEVRREWAKYMEVHEKASFTNSELHRAMNLHVGNLRLLSGPLDQVRAALPTPALTPEDKAVLQNLKRILAKVQEMRDQRVSLEQQLRELIQKDDITASLVTTDHSEIKKLFEEQLKKYDQLRVYLEQNLAAQDNILRALTEANVQYASVRRVLSELDQKWNSTLQTLVASYEAYEDLMKKSQEGKDFYADLESKVAALLERAQSTCQAREAARQQLLDRELKKKPPPRPTAPKPLLPRREEGEPVEAGDLPEELRSLPPDTFLGAAVPLHFPPGPFPSSAGPGPHYLSGALPPGTYSGPAQMLQPRGPQALGHPVVAMAPGPALYTAGAYTPELGLVPRSSPQHGMVSSPYGGVGPGPTPPAAGLPSAPPPQFSGPELAVGIRPATTTVDSVQAPISSHTAPRPNPAPAPPRPRFPGPPPQPLPVPYTYPMGAKPPLAAPPAQHHFSPGMPTGFSAPRTGPQPHPTRAVFGPQPPQQPLPLQHPHLFPPQPSGLVPPQTPYPFAPQPGVLGQPPPTLHTQLYPGPSQDPLPPHSGVLPFPSPGPPQPPHPTLAYGPAPSPRPLGPQAPALSIRGPPPASQPAPTPHLVPSPAPSPGPGPVPPRPPAAEPAVCLRRGAASADLLSSSPESQHGGAQPPGGGQPLLQPTKVDAAEGRRPQALRLIEQDPYEHPERLQQLQQELEAFRGQLGDAGALDAIWRELQDAQEHDARGRSIAIARCYSLKNRHQDVMPYDSNRVVLRSGKDDYINASRVEGLSPYCPPLVATQAPLPGTAADFWLMVHEQKVSVIVMLVSEAEMEKQKVARYFPTERGQPMVHGALSLALSSVRTTETHVERVLSLQFRDQSLKRSLVHLHFPTWPELGLPDSPSNLLHFIQEVHAHYLHQRPLHTPVVVHCSSGVGRTGAFALLYAAVQEVEAGSGIPELPQLVRRMRQQRKHMLQEKLHLRFCHEAVVKHVEQVLQRHGMPLPCKPSAGTSVTQKNHLPQDSQDLVLGGDVPISSIQATIAKLSIRPPGGLDFPAAGLPGPVEPPGLPPPSLPESTQLPSSSPPPLSSPLPEAPPPEEEQPVPEVPSLGPPSSSLELLASLTPEAFSLDSSLRGKQRMSKQNFLQAHNGQGLRAARPTDDPLSLLDPLWTLNKT encoded by the exons AATGCTGTTCGTGTTCCACGGGACTTTGAGGGCTGCAGTGTCCTCCGCAAGTACCTGGGCCAGCTCCACTACCTGCAGAGTCGGGTCCCCATGGGCTCAGGCCAGGAGGCCGCTGTTTCTGTCACCTG GACTGAGATCTTCTCAGGCAAGTCTGTGGCCCATGAAGACATCAAGTATGAGCAGGCCTGCATTCTCTACAACCTTG GGGCGCTGCACTCCATGCTGGGGGCCATGGACAAGCGCATGTCTGAGGAG GGCATGAAGGTCTCCTGCACTCACTTCCAGTGCGCAGCAGGTGCCTTTGCCTACCTGCGTGAGCACTTCCCTCATGCCTACAGCGTTGACATGAGCCGGCAGATCCTCACTCTCAATGTCAACCTCATGCTG GGCCAGGCTCAGGAGTGCCTTCTGGAGAAGTCCATGTTGGACAACAGGAAGAGCTTTCTGGTGGCTCGCATCAGTGCACAG GTGGTGGATTACTACAAGGAGGCGTGCCGGGCCTTGGAGAACCCCGATACCGCCTCACTGCTGGGCCGGATCCAGAAGGACTGGAAGAAGCTGGTACAGATGAAGATCTACTACTTTGCGGCTGTGGCTCAT TTGCACATGGGGAAGCAGGCTGAGGAGCAGCAGAAGTTCGGAGAGCGG GTTGCGTACTTCCAGAGTGCCCTGGACAAGCTCAATGAAGCCATCAAGCAGGCCAAG GGCCAGCCTGACACTGTGCAAGATGCACTTCGCTTCACTATGGACGTCATTGGGGGAAA ATACAATTCTGCCAAGAAGGACAATGATTTCATCTACCACGAGGCTGTCCCAGCACTGGACACCCTTCAGCCTGTAAAAG GTGCCCCCTTGGTGAAGCCCTTACCAGTGAACCCCACAGACCCAGCTGTTACGGGCCCTGACATCTTCACCAAACTGGTACCCATGGCTGCCCATGAAGCCTCGTCGCTGTACAG TGAGGAGAAGGCCAAGCTGCTTCGGGAGATGATGGCCAAGATTGAGGACAAGAATGAGGTCCTGGA CCAGTTCATGGATTCAATGCAGCTGGATCCTGAGACAGTGGACAACCTTGATGCCTACAGCCACATCCCACCCCAGCTCATGGAGAAGTGTGCGGCTCTCAGCGTCCGGCCCGACACTGTCAGGAACCTCGTCCAGTCCATGCAAG TGCTGTCAGGTGTGTTCACGGATGTGGAGGCCTCCCTGAAGGACATCAGGGACCTGCTGGAGGAGGATGAGCTGCTAGAGCAGAAGATGCAGGAGGCAGTGAGTCAGGCAGGGGCCAGCACGGCTGTCTCCAAGGCCGAGCTGGCAGAGGTGAGGCGAGAATGGGCCAAGTACATGGAGGTCCATGAGAAGGCCTCCTTCACCAACAGCGAGCTGCACCGTGCCATGAATCTGCATGTTGGCAACCTGCGCCTGCTCAGTGGGCCTCTGGACCAGGTCCGGGCTGCCCTGCCCACGCCAGCCCTCACCCCAG AGGACAAGGCAGTGCTGCAGAACCTGAAGCGCATCCTGGCCAAGGTGCAGGAGATGCGGGACCAGCGTGTGTCCCTGGAGCAGCAGCTGCGTGAGCTTATCCAGAAGGATGACATCACGGCGTCACTGGTTACCACAGACCACTCAGAGATAAAG AAGCTGTTTGAGGAGCAGCTGAAGAAGTATGATCAGCTGAGGGTGTACCTGGAGCAGAACCTGGCCGCCCAGGACAACATTCTCCGGGCACTGACAGAGGCCAACGTGCAGTACGCATCTGTGCGGCGGGTGCTCAGTGAACTGGACCAAAA GTGGAACTCCACGCTGCAGACCCTGGTGGCCTCCTATGAAGCCTATGAGGACCTGATGAAGAAGTCCCAGGAGGGCAAGGACTTCTATGCAGACCTGGAGAGCAAGGTGGCTGCTCTCCTCGAACGGGCACAGTCCACCTGCCAGGCCCGCGAGGCAGCCCGGCAGCAGCTCCTGGACAG GGAGCTGAAGAAGAAGCCGCCACCACGGCCCACGGCCCCAAAGCCGCTGCTGCCCCGCAGGGAGGAGGGCGAGCCAGTGGAGGCCGGGGACCTGCCTGAGGAGCTGCGCAGCCTGCCCCCCGACACCTTCCTGGGGGCCGCTGTCCCACTCCACTTCCCGCCCGGCCCCTTCCCCAGCTCTGCAGGCCCAGGACCCCACTATCTCTCAGGCGCCTTACCGCCGGGTACCTACTCGGGCCCCGCCCAGATGTTGCAGCCCAGGGGCCCCCAGGCCCTAGGGCACCCTGTGGTGGCCATGGCACCTGGACCTGCTCTCTACACAGCTGGGGCCTACACACCAGAGCTGGGCCTCGTGCCGCGATCCTCGCCACAGCATGGCATGGTGAGCAGTCCCTATGGTGGGGTGGGGCCCGGGCCCACCCCACCAGCTGCAGGCCTgccctcagccccacctccccaGTTCTCGGGCCCTGAGTTGGCCGTGGGGATTCGGCCAGCCACCACCACAGTAGATAGCGTCCAGGCCCCCATCTCCAGCCACACGGCACCACGGCCAAACCCTGCCCCTGCTCCTCCCCGGCCCCGCTTTCCGGGGCCGCCCCCCCAGCCACTGCCCGTGCCCTACACCTACCCGATGGGGGCCAAGCCACCCCTCGCAgctcccccagcccagcaccaCTTTTCTCCTGGGATGCCCACAGGTTTTTCAGCCCCGAGGACTGGGCCCCAGCCTCATCCCACACGAGCAGTGTTTgggccccagcctccccagcAGCCCCTTCCACTCCAGCATCCGCACCTCttcccaccccagccttcaggaCTGGTACCCCCACAGACCCCCTATCCCTTTGCTCCTCAGCCTGGTGTCCTGGGGCAGCCACCGCCCACCCTGCATACCCAGCTCTACCCAGGCCCCTCTCAGGACCCTCTGCCCCCCCACTCAGGGGTGCTGCCTTTCCCCAGTCCTGGGCCCCCTcagcctccccatcccaccctggcATATggtcctgccccttcccccagacccctgggcccccaggcccccgcactctccattcgaggccCTCCGCCTGCCAGCCAGCccgcccccactccccacctggTGCCTTCGCCTGCCCCATCACCGGGGCCCGGCCCCGTCCCTCCTCGGCCCCCTGCAGCAGAGCCAGCCGTGTGTCTGCGCCGAGGCGCTGCGAGTGCAGATCTGCTCTCCTCCAGCCCTGAGAGTCAGCATGGAGGCGCTCAGCCTCCTGGGGGTGGGCAGCCCCTGCTGCAGCCTACTAAGGTGGATGCGGCTGAGGGCCGGCGGCCACAGGCCCTGCGGCTGATCGAGCAGGACCCCTATGAGCACccggagaggctgcagcagttgCAGCAGGAGCTGGAGGCCTTTCGGGGCCAGCTGGGCGATGCAGGGGCTCTGGACGCTATCTGGCGGGAGCTACAAGACGCACAGGAGCACGATGCCCGTGGCCGTTCCATCGCCATCGCCCGCTGCTACTCACTGAAGAACCGGCACCAGGATGTTATGCCCTACGACAGCAACCGTGTGGTGCTGCGCTCAGGCAAGGACGACTACATCAACGCCAGCCGCGTGGAGGGGCTCTCACCGTACTGCCCACCTTTGGTGGCCACCCAGGCCCCCCTGCCTGGCACAGCTGCCGACTTCTGGCTCATGGTGCATGAGCAGAAAGTGTCAGTCATTGTCATGCTCGTGTCCGAGGCCGAGATGGAAAAG CAAAAGGTGGCTCGCTACTTCCCTACCGAGAGGGGCCAGCCCATGGTGCACGGTGCCCTGAGCTTGGCCCTGAGCAGTGTTCGCACCACCGAGACCCATGTGGAGCGGGTGCTGAGCCTGCAGTTCCGGGACCAGAGCCTCAAGCGCTCGCTCGTGCACCTCCACTTCCCCACATGGCCAGAGTT AGGCCTGCCGGACAGCCCCAGCAATCTGCTGCACTTCATCCAGGAGGTGCACGCTCATTACCTGCATCAGCGCCCCCTGCACACGCCGGTCGTCGTCCACTGCAG CTCCGGGGTAGGCCGCACAGGAGCCTTCGCGCTGCTCTACGCGGCTGTGCAGGAGGTGGAGGCTGGAAGTGGGATCCCTGAGCTGCCTCAGCTGGTGCGGCGCATGCGGCAGCAGAGGAAACACATGCTGCAGGAGAAG CTGCATCTCAGGTTCTGCCATGAGGCGGTGGTGAAACACGTGGAGCAGGTCCTGCAGCGCCACGGCATGCCCCTTCCGTGCAAGCCCTCGGCTGGCACCAGTGTCACAcagaag AATCACCTTCCTCAGGACTCCCAGGACCTGGTTCTCGGTGGGGATGTGCCCATCAGTTCCATCCAGGCCACTATCGCCAAGCTCAGCATCCGGCCTCCCGGGGGCTTGGATTTCCCGGCTGCCGGCCTGCCAGGCCCTGTAGAGCCCCCAGGCCTGCCGCCACCCAGCCTCCCAGAGTCCACCCAGCTCccatcctcctccccaccccctctctctTCACCCCTGCCTGAGGCCCCTCCGCCTGAGGAGGAGCAGCCGGTACCTGAGGTCCCCAGCCTGgggcccccctcctcctccctggagCTGCTGGCCTCCCTAACTCCTGAGGCCTTCTCTCTGGACAGCTCCTTGAGGGGAAAGCAGCGGATGAGCAAGCAGAACTTTCTGCAGGCCCATAACGGGCAGGGTCTGCGGGCTGCCCGGCCCACTGATGACCCCCTCAGCCTTCTGGATCCACTCTGGACACTCAACAAGACCTGA